The following coding sequences are from one Tachysurus vachellii isolate PV-2020 chromosome 7, HZAU_Pvac_v1, whole genome shotgun sequence window:
- the greb1l gene encoding GREB1-like protein isoform X2, whose product MGNSYAGQLKSSRFEEALHNSIEASLRSSNGDPQPIFTQLYLEPDHFTTNLDDIKSKMDLSLRSDAGGHVLMNCQSSSGLDDMDDDDESDTSSPPLPYLQAPPPDGCCTVDGFCQAGKDLRLVSMATEPIDIPPGFELVGAKSPSIPEHILVCAVDKRFLPDENGKNALLGFSGSCVGCGEKGFRYFTEFSNHINLKLSTQPKKQKHLKYHLVKNSQGALCKGTLICWKDCKTRQFSSVSSSKPSSSSSLSSKENGGTISRSPSSFSLSDSPPARGQSSSSPGILGTPEVMQECSFLKPPSTMSHTPKSLPIVPTALRVNGLTNGLSSESRPTLLSPSYTNPLATPTQGYRPIKQGDSPASSAMASGPPKKRHRSWHPPPVMPVPATAIPVPAIRPIPCGTGSLLSLANQASLSAPGVIQPQPITTGETLIVPDNLLNTCGVRPIILIGQGALPYFFGNVCDVVVSPLLASCYNYSQLSEKSLVTLGVSLSQIPTSETLILLTLQYLARLGSEQIPMREEFEQIVLKASVCGAAVPPITAVQLPWLARVEASVSGGSVQVLLAQSSLGEGISETLHLLSDNTHLQQQQAQRLPNYVLIIHTSASAGASEFCIVVLGKYQSRALAEGMLSTNEFLKEISYELITGKVSVLASHFNKTSLGDNLEKELLRYQRRRKQQAELSDPVHSEEEVNMKVDTCTETLSETFQIYPPQLTVARSLLSLVCGIADSNSQNLDLGRFCKVDFLVLVPPSNVLLHQTARRIRQSGVLVDLGMEDASTAQQKSDKYVVRLDNEVHTKMEVFMRKVKQNPYTLFVLIHDNSHVDVTSAMSGSVSHGDLQGLADRVVNSQEVLDAENLLLLQVTSFPFALQSCHSRISIHNEVHWPTNHGLGALSPNDLVYFGLKDYQHSVQWGVSSPILRCDDAFERMVNVLLQRHPHLHSMVIRSYLLIQQYTEAMMALTACPALRDHVTPQTLAMVEGVMSSAGRGGRGRMLLVRVPSLQLARLARERLEEAQHKLGLERRFAVVLGGPTYEISLTSHFCTQLRAWRRCGTEDWAPVTYEDLEDLPCILILTGKDPLGETFPRSLKYCDLRLIDSSFLTRTALEQEVGVACSYVTRGIIPDTMSTADKGVELKEEEEDEIESSRGGMIESDELPLEPDRPPSNGSATTRASGSVAENGVSSSLVPDSSHKSCSVSSCQSEVANSSSFNSSPSHVKQECDSQCPGSSSSSSSSSSLSSSSSASPGSHRPSQSTQTFSAASKSTLCVFARTVVLSRASYRLLAPDSADQPSSAWLLPHGEVEWIGALRPPIPQQGDAAEQSLYYRQWTKAQPQHADYSAAGAAHPRRLLLSGPPQVGKTGAYLQFLRILFRMLIRLLEVDVYDEEELMEDYVTEDPKPPVSSGPPWPDLEKMQKMSFDLNPRDPKFKQCSSVYSGRNQLRLNGLKQEKYNESSERKRKTVSIRLSMFAAHNAFHHCEQCHHYSEPGPARPLSDCTFHAFSFCSSMLGEEVQLHFIIPKNKEHHFVFSQQGHQLESMRLPLLSDQDGVKSTIFTPTTGRQDLGLLNLHHALEGAPHLHILVVKQHEMAIYRKFWPNHVLLVLPSIFNNSGVGAARFMIKELSYHNLELERNRQEEQGVQRQDIWPFILIMDDSCVLWNTHVQDRDGSVEVCNVSLKSVLLHMEATPSISHYAMCGLRSWSSKTSVSSFSAAFSRCHLHDFILLNVDLTQNVQYDLNRYTCEEVDFNLRVNSSGLLLCRFNRFSIMKKHIPSGGHKHTLIKPKLTTMESPSPVSSSQFVCAPDSVCPMLDVPAQLLLERFLQHCSTHLFPHALHSYTHPVLAIDTYLDLGPQLAVCYMSSRPHSVNLNHSGVVFSGLLLYLCDSFVVSGFLKKFRFLKGATLCVVSQDRSSLRQTIVRLELEDEWQFRLRDEFQTANCSEDRPLYFLTGRHI is encoded by the exons ATGGGGAATTCATACGCAGGACAGCTGAAGTCCTCCCGCTTTGAGGAGGCATTGCACAACTCCATCGAGGCCTCGCTGCGCTCCAGTAACGGCGATCCACAGCCCATTTTCACTCAGCTTTACCTGGAGCCGGATCACTTCACCACAAACCTGGATG ACATTAAATCCAAAATGGACTTAAGCCTCAGGTCAGATGCAGGTGGTCACGTCCTAATGAACTGCCAGTCCTCCAGCGGCCTCGACGACATGGACGACGACGATGAATCGGACACCAGCAGCCCTCCACTTCCCTACCTGCAGGCTCCGCCCCCTGACGGCTGCTGCACCGTGGACG GATTCTGTCAGGCAGGGAAGGACCTCCGTCTGGTTTCCATGGCGACGGAGCCTATCGACATCCCTCCTGGTTTCGAGCTGGTGGGAGCCAAATCTCCCAGCATTCCGGAGCACATCCTGGTGTGTGCCGTGGACAAGCGCTTTCTGCCGGATGAAAACGGGAAGAACGCACTTTTAG ggttttCAGGGAGCTGTGTAGGCTGCGGTGAGAAAGGTTTCCGCTACTTCACTGAATTTTCCAACCACATCAACCTGAAGCTGAGCACGCAGCCCAAAAAGCAGAAGCACTTAAAGTACCACCTGGTGAAGAACTCTCAGGGGGCGCTGTGTAAAGGCACACTCATCTGCTGGAAAG ACTGTAAGACCAGGCAGTTCTCCAGTGTGTCTTCATCCAAACCCAGCTCATCATCCTCACTGAGCAGCAAAGAGAACGGAGGAACCATCAGCCGCAGTCcctcctccttctccctctcag ATTCACCTCCAGCACGAGGACAGTCCAGTTCGTCTCCGGGGATTTTGGGGACTCCAGAAGTCATGCAGGAATGCAGCTTCCTGAAACCTCCAAGCACCATGTCACACACCCCTAAATCTTTACCTAtag tacccaCTGCTCTGCGTGTTAACGGCCTGACAAACGGTTTAAGTTCAGAAAGCCGGCCCACTCTGCTAAGCCCCAGCTACACAAACCCACTGGCCACGCCTACACAAGGCTATCGGCCAATCAAACAAGGGGACAGTCCAG CATCCTCTGCCATGGCATCAGGGCCTCCAAAAAAGCGTCACCGTAGTTGGCACCCTCCTCCAGTGATGCCCGTCCCTGCCACCGCCATCCCGGTCCCGGCGATTCGCCCGATTCCCTGTGGTACAG GTTCTCTGCTGTCACTGGCTAATCAGGCGTCTCTGTCAGCACCAGGGGTCATACAGCCTCAGCCAATCACAACAGGAGAAACCCTGATCGTCCCCGATAACCTGCTGAACACCTGCGGGGTTCGACCCATTATCCTCATCG GTCAAGGCGCTCTGCCGTACTTCTTCgggaatgtgtgtgatgtagtggtgAGCCCCCTGCTGGCCAGCTGCTATAACTACAGCCAGCTGAGTGAGAAGAGCCTGGTGACGTTGGGAGTGTCGCTGAGCCAAATCCCCACCTCTGAGACTCTCATCCTGCTCACACTGCAGTACCTCGCACGCCTcg GTTCGGAGCAGATCCCCATGCGTGAGGAGTTTGAGCAGATCGTGCTGAAGGCCTCAGTGTGTGGTGCTGCCGTCCCCCCAATCACCGCTGTGCAGCTGCCATGGCTAGCACGAGTCGAGGCCAGTGTATCGGGTGGAAGCGTTCAGGTGCTGCTTGCTCAGAGCTCTCTGGGTGAGGGAATCTCAGAGACACTGCACTTGCTCAGTGATAACACACACCTACAACAGCAACAAGCGCAACGACTGCCCAACTACGTCCTGATAATCCACACGTCGGCCTCCGCCGGGGCCTCAGAGTTCTGCATCGTGGTGCTCG gTAAATACCAGTCAAGGGCACTAGCCGAGGGAATGCTGAGCACTAACGAGTTTTTAAAGGAGATCAGCTATGAGCTCATCACGGGGAAAGTTTCTGTCCTGGCTTCACACTTCAACAAGACATCTCTTG gtgataaTCTGGAGAAGGAGTTGTTGCGGTATCAGCGGAGGAGAAAGCAGCAGGCTGAGCTCAGTGACCCTGTTCACTCTGAGGAAGAAGTAAACATGAAAGTTGACACCTGCACAG AGACCCTGAGCGAGACGTTTCAGATTTACCCGCCACAGCTGACCGTGGCTCGGAGTCTCCTGTCTCTGGTGTGTGGCATTGCAGACTCAAACAGCCAGAACCTCGACCTCGGCAGATTCTGCAAAGTCGACTTCCTGGTGCTGGTGCCACCGTCAAACGTCCTGCTTCATCAGACAGCCAGACGCATCCGCCAGTCAG gagtgCTGGTGGATCTGGGGATGGAAGACGCCTCTACAGCCCAACAAAAATCAGATAAATATGTAGTACGTCTGGACAACGAGGTTCACACCAAAATGGAGGTGTTCATGAGGAAAGTTAAACAGAACCCTTACACACTATTCGTCCTCATCCACGATAACTCACACGTCGATGTAACCAG TGCGATGTCTGGCTCTGTCTCTCATGGTGATCTTCAGGGATTGGCTGATCGTGTGGTGAACTCACAGGAGGTTTTAGATGCTGAGAATCTGTTGCTTCTTCAGGTCACGTCCTTTCCTTTCGCCCTGCAGTCGTGTCACTCGCGCATCAGCATCCACAATGAAGTGCACTGGCCCACCAACCATGGCCTG GGGGCGCTCTCCCCGAATGACTTGGTGTATTTTGGGCTGAAGGATTACCAGCACTCGGTGCAGTGGGGTGTCTCCAGTCCCATTCTTCGCTGTGACGATGCCTTTGAGAGGATGGTCAATGTTCTGCTCCAACG TCACCCTCATCTGCACAGTATGGTGATCCGGAGCTACCTGCTGATCCAGCAGTACACCGAAGCCATGATGGCGCTGACGGCGTGCCCAGCACTGAGGGATCACGTCACACCTCAGACGCTGGCCATGGTGGAGGGTGTAATGAGCAGCGCTGGGAGGGGTGGCAGGGGGCGCATGCTGCTGGTACGTGTGCCCTCACTTCAGCTGGCGCGACTGGCACGGGAGCGACTGGAAGAGGCGCAGCACAAACTGGGGCTGGAGCGGAGGTTCGCCGTGGTGCTGGGAGGACCGACATATGAGATTAGCCTCACATCACACTTCTGCACACAGCTCAGG GCATGGAGACGGTGTGGAACTGAAGACTGGGCTCCTGTCACCTATGAGGATCTGGAAGATTTACCCTGCATCCTCATTCTCACTGGGAAAGACCCTCTGGGGGAAACATTccccag GTCTCTGAAGTATTGCGACCTGCGACTGATTGACTCCAGCTTTCTGACCCGCACAGCACTAGAGCAGGAAGTAGGTGTGGCTTGCTCCTATGTCACACGTGGCATCATTCCTGACACCATGAGTACAGCAGACAAAGGGGTGGAActgaaggaggaagaggaggacgagATAGAGAGTAGCAGGGGAGGAATGATAGAGTCTGATGAACTTCCGCTGGAGCCGGACAGACCCCCGAGCAATGGCAGTGCTACAACCCGAGCCTCCG gCTCAGTTGCAGAAAATGGCGTAAGCTCATCTCTTGTTCCTGACTCCTCCCATAAATCCTGCTCTGTGTCCTCCTGCCAATCGGAAGTAGCTAATAGCAGCTCCTTCAACTCCTCTCCAAGTCATGTCAAGCAGGAGTGTGACTCCCAGTGTCCTGGgtcttcttcctcctcatcgtcctcctcttccttatcctcttcttcctccgcCTCTCCCGGTTCTCATCGTCCAAGCCAGTCCACTCAGACGTTCTCTGCGGCGAGTAAATCAACGCTGTGCGTGTTCGCTCGCACAGTGGTTCTGTCCCGTGCTTCGTATCGGCTCCTGGCGCCTGACTCGGCAGATCAGCCCAGCTCAGCTTGGCTCCTCCCACACGGAGAGGTAGAGTGGATCGGTGCACTCCGACCCCCAATCCCACAGCAGGGTGACGCTGCTGAGCAATCGTTATATTACCGCCAGTGGACGAAGGCACAACCTCAACATGCCGATTACAGCGCTGCAGGCGCCGCCCACCCGAGGAGGCTCCTACTAAGTGGCCCACCACAG GTGGGAAAAACGGGTGCATATCTGCAGTTTTTGCGGATTTTGTTTCGGATGTTGATTCGTCTGTTGGAGGTGGATGTTTATGATGAGGAAGAGCTGATGGAAG actaTGTTACTGAAGACCCCAAGCCTCCTGTTTCCAGCGGCCCACCCTGGCCTGACCTGGAGAAGATGCAGAAGATGTCCTTTGACCTTAACCCACGTGACCCCAAGTTTAAGCAGTGTAGCTCGGTGTATTCTGGCAGGAATCAGCTCAGATTAAATG GACTGAAGCAAGAAAAGTATAATGAGAGCagtgagaggaaaaggaagacAGTCTCTATAAGGCTCAGCATGTTCGCAGCCCATAATGCATTTCACCACTGTGAGCAGTGCCATCATTACAGCGAGCCTGGGCCTGCCCGTCCG CTGTCTGACTGCACCTTCCATGCCTTCTCGTTCTGCTCGTCCATGCTTGGTGAGGAGGTGCAGCTTCACTTCATCATCCCGAAGAACAAAGAGCACCACTTTGTCTTCAGCCAGCAGGGACACCAGCTCGAGAGCATGAgacttcctctcctctctgacCAG gaCGGTGTAAAGAGTACTATCTTCACCCCTACGACAGGCCGGCAAGATCTGGGTCTGCTAAATCTCCACCACGCCCTGGAGGGGGCACCGCACCTCCACATCCTGGTGGTGAAGCAGCATGAGATGGCCATCTACAGGAAGTTCTGGCCCAACCACGTCCTGCTGGTGCTACCCTCCATCTTCAACAACTCTGGAGTTG gagCAGCTCGCTTCATGATTAAAGAGCTTTCATATCACAACCTGGAGCTGGAGAGGAACAGGCAGGAGGAGCAGGGTGTACAGAGGCAGGACATCTGGCCTTTTATCCTCATCATGGACGACTCATGTGTGCTGTGGAACACTCATGTCCAGGACAGAGATGG ctcaGTGGAGGTGTGTAATGTATCTCTGAAGAGTGTGTTGCTGCACATGGAGGCGACTCCATCTATCTCTCACTACGCCATGTGTGGACTGAGGAGTTGGAGCAGTAAAACCTCCGTCTCATCATTCAGTGCTGCGTTCAGCCGCTGCCATCTTCATGACTTTATCCTGCTCAATGTGGACCTCACGCAAAACGTCCAGTATGACCTCAACcg ctacaCATGTGAGGAGGTGGACTTTAACCTGAGGGTGAACAGCAGCGGCCTCTTGCTGTGTCGCTTCAATCGTTTCAGCATCATGAAGAAACACATCCCGAGTGGcggccacaaacacacactcatcaaaCCCAAActcaca acaatGGAGTCTCCTTCACCGGTGTCCAGCTcccagtttgtgtgtgcaccGGACAGTGTGTGTCCGATGTTGGATGTTCCAGCTCAGCTCCTGCTCGAGAGATTCCTACAGCACTGCAGCACACATCTGTTCCCTCATGCACTACATAGCTACACACACCCTGTACTCGCCATCGACACCTACCTCGACCTTGGACctcag ttggcAGTGTGTTATATGAGCTCCAGGCCTCACTCGGTGAACCTGAACCATAGTGGTGTCGTGTTCAGTGGGCTGCTCCTCTACCTGTGCGACTCCTTCGTGGTTTCCGGTTTCCTGAAGAAATTCCGCTTCCTGAAAg gTGCGACTCTGTGTGTGGTCTCTCAGGACCGCAGCTCTTTGCGTCAGACCATCGTAAGACTGGAGCTGGAGGACGAGTGGCAGTTCCGTCTGCGAGACGAGTTCCAGACGGCCAACTGCAGCGAGGACCGTCCGCTTTACTTCCTCACGGGACGCCACATTTAA